In the Primulina eburnea isolate SZY01 unplaced genomic scaffold, ASM2296580v1 ctg739_ERROPOS11973397, whole genome shotgun sequence genome, one interval contains:
- the LOC140822197 gene encoding uncharacterized protein, producing MEAQINYKYRPIKRSRSNPIALSREVLKSEYRGRRDTNVATAIGLLGKDPESVEHRNNLANGEKANSVHNQQSFPVSVSSNKAREMEDPASATKAYVKEMAARALWKLAKGNSPICRSITESGAALCFAVLLEKGSEEDRYCSAMTLMEIAALAEEDADLRRSAFKPNSPACKAVIYQLFSVLEKGDLELLVPCIKAVGNLARTFRATETRMISPLVKLLDELEIKVFREACAALTKFACSDNYLHLDHSKAIIGAGGAMHVVQLVYFGEQDLQILVLHCYIGMHVPESEELSGAKVLTVLEWASKQASLVQDEEVAKLLAETIRMLELYQSRASRGYR from the exons ATGGAAGCCCAAATTAATTACAAGTATAGGCCCATCAAACGTAGCAGATCCAATCCTATTGCTTTAAGCCGAGAGGTGCTGAAAAGTGAGTATCGTGGGAGGAGAGACACCAATGTTGCAACTGCAATTGGGCTCCTTGGTAAAGACCCAGAAAGTGTCGAACATAG AAACAATCTTGCTAATGGCGAGAAGGCTAATTCGGTGCATAATCAGCAGAGTTTCCCCGTTTCTGTTTCGAGCAATAAAGCTAGGGAAATGGAGGACCCTGCCAGTGCCACTAAAGCTTATGTTAAAGAAATGGCAGCAAGAGCTCTTTGGAAACTAGCTAAAGGGAACTCCCCGATCTGTCGAAGCATAACAGAGTCAGGAGCGGCGTTGTGCTTCGCGGTTCTTTTGGAGAAAGGCTCCGAAGAAGATCGTTACTGTTCAGCTATGACGCTAATGGAGATTGCAGCATTAGCAGAGGAAGATGCTGACTTGAGAAGATCGGCATTCAAGCCCAATTCACCGGCTTGCAAAGCAGTCATTTACCAACTATTTAGTGTGCTTGAAAAAGGCGATTTGGAACTTCTTGTTCCATGTATTAAGGCAGTTGGGAATTTAGCTCGAACCTTCAGGGCAACCGAAACGAGAATGATAAGCCCTTTAGTGAAGTTACTTGATGAACTAGAAATCAAGGTTTTCAGGGAGGCGTGTGCCGCGCTTACGAAATTTGCATGTTCCGATAACTATCTCCATCTCGATCATTCCAAGGCGATCATTGGTGCTGGAGGGGCGATGCATGTGGTCCAGCTTGTTTATTTTGGAGAGCAGGACTTGCAGATATTGGTTCTGCATTGTTACATCGGAATGCATGTACCAGAAAGTGAAGAACTTTCAGGAGCAAAAGTGCTTACGGTGCTGGAATGGGCATCGAAACAAGCTTCTTTGGTGCAAGATGAAGAAGTTGCGAAATTGTTAGCGGAGACCATCAGAATGTTGGAGCTGTATCAATCCAGAGCATCTAGGGGATACCGTTGA